The following are encoded in a window of Algiphilus aromaticivorans DG1253 genomic DNA:
- a CDS encoding HdaA/DnaA family protein has translation MSGQLPLAMAARRPPGFEHFVIGDNAAALHSLRYDTGCLYLHGPPGCGKTHLLRARARSEPGALYLPADMISDSDSLAGAESVSWLGVDDLEALSGRPEAATTLLRVLDSRRSQGLPLAVAARCETQNLPELLRDLQTRLTQCSAFRLRPLDETSLRSWLEARAQQRGLHISDTAVAWLLRHERRDPGHLESALERLDIAALAAKRGRITAPFVRMVLGEG, from the coding sequence GTGAGCGGGCAGCTACCGCTGGCCATGGCAGCGCGCCGGCCGCCCGGCTTCGAACACTTCGTGATCGGCGACAACGCCGCCGCCCTGCACAGCCTGCGCTACGACACTGGCTGCCTCTACTTGCACGGCCCGCCCGGCTGCGGCAAGACGCATCTGCTGCGCGCCCGCGCGCGCAGCGAGCCGGGTGCGCTCTACTTGCCTGCGGACATGATCAGCGATAGCGACAGCCTCGCCGGCGCCGAGTCGGTGAGCTGGCTGGGCGTCGATGACCTGGAGGCGCTGAGCGGGCGCCCCGAGGCCGCAACGACCTTGCTGCGGGTGCTCGACAGTCGGCGCAGCCAGGGGCTGCCGCTGGCAGTAGCGGCGCGCTGTGAAACCCAGAACTTACCCGAGCTGCTGCGCGACCTGCAGACGCGGCTCACGCAGTGCAGCGCCTTCCGACTGCGGCCGCTGGACGAGACATCGCTGCGCAGCTGGCTGGAAGCGCGCGCGCAGCAACGCGGTCTGCACATCAGCGACACCGCTGTGGCCTGGTTGCTACGCCACGAAAGACGCGACCCCGGTCATCTGGAATCAGCGCTGGAACGGCTGGACATCGCCGCACTGGCCGCCAAGCGCGGACGCATCACGGCGCCCTTCGTGCGCATGGTGCTGGGCGAAGGCTGA
- a CDS encoding NUDIX domain-containing protein → MNSAIKDAAAGVLVHDERVLMVRRRESLSAFPGYWAFPGGKVDDADRLPEDTGDLAAQRALAREVHEEVGIDLPGLLADHLVADMAAIGHAITPSFIPRRFATHFYRVDLRTAPDLQLEAEEITEAQWRHPREWLAEWGSGKLLCAPPTLAVLRALADDPAAREAPELAAGFEDADRFAAIAPIGGLHLLAVPSNTIPPAQHTNCLYIEDAAGGGLLIDPSPAGEKHYAKLRDTIADWPLAAVLLTHHHPDHREGANRLARERGVPLLCSADTRARIATREGAAWFEGIDVRTVGEGDIVGRWQGEPVRVIAVPGHDAGQLAPMPDSRAWCMVSDLVQGVGTVVVGGEEGDMSAYFASLARVIALDPAVVIPSHGPAVGGTYRLRETLAHRQMREQQVLEMQAAGADVDSMLERIYGGSTPDFLMPLARVNIEAHLDKLRAEGRLAA, encoded by the coding sequence ATGAATTCCGCGATTAAAGACGCCGCCGCCGGCGTTCTGGTCCATGACGAGCGCGTGCTCATGGTGCGCCGGCGCGAGTCACTCTCCGCCTTTCCCGGCTACTGGGCCTTTCCGGGCGGCAAGGTGGACGATGCTGACCGCCTGCCCGAGGACACCGGCGATCTCGCCGCGCAGCGCGCGCTGGCGCGAGAGGTGCATGAGGAAGTGGGTATCGACCTGCCCGGCCTGCTCGCCGACCACTTGGTCGCCGACATGGCGGCCATCGGGCACGCCATCACTCCGAGCTTCATCCCGCGCCGCTTCGCCACCCATTTCTACCGTGTCGACCTTCGAACGGCGCCGGATCTACAACTCGAAGCCGAGGAAATCACCGAGGCGCAGTGGCGGCATCCGCGCGAATGGCTCGCGGAATGGGGAAGCGGAAAGCTACTGTGCGCGCCGCCCACCCTGGCGGTGCTGCGAGCGCTGGCCGACGATCCAGCGGCGCGCGAGGCGCCCGAGCTGGCGGCCGGATTCGAGGACGCCGACCGCTTCGCCGCGATCGCGCCCATCGGCGGCCTGCATCTTCTGGCCGTGCCCTCGAACACCATCCCCCCGGCGCAGCACACCAATTGTCTGTATATCGAAGACGCGGCCGGCGGCGGCTTGCTCATCGACCCCTCGCCTGCCGGCGAGAAGCACTACGCCAAGCTGCGCGACACCATCGCCGACTGGCCACTGGCAGCTGTGCTGCTCACCCATCACCACCCCGACCATCGCGAAGGCGCCAATCGTCTGGCGCGCGAGCGTGGCGTGCCATTGCTGTGCTCGGCAGACACACGGGCGCGTATCGCCACGCGCGAGGGCGCAGCTTGGTTCGAGGGCATCGACGTACGCACAGTGGGTGAAGGCGACATCGTCGGCCGCTGGCAGGGAGAGCCGGTACGCGTCATCGCCGTGCCGGGCCATGACGCCGGACAGCTCGCCCCCATGCCTGATTCACGCGCCTGGTGCATGGTCTCGGATCTCGTCCAGGGGGTCGGCACCGTCGTCGTCGGCGGCGAAGAGGGCGACATGTCCGCCTATTTCGCTTCGCTGGCGCGCGTCATCGCTCTCGACCCGGCCGTGGTCATTCCCTCGCACGGCCCGGCCGTGGGCGGCACCTACCGCCTGCGCGAAACATTGGCGCACCGCCAGATGCGCGAGCAGCAGGTGCTGGAGATGCAGGCTGCCGGCGCCGACGTCGACAGCATGCTCGAGCGCATCTACGGCGGCAGCACGCCCGACTTTCTGATGCCGCTGGCACGCGTCAATATCGAGGCGCACCTCGACAAGCTGCGCGCCGAGGGACGACTGGCGGCCTGA
- a CDS encoding outer membrane beta-barrel protein, whose protein sequence is MRSISIASIAGLLAAGFSSAATAQEAHQGMSPFSSVDAFLSYSDLQSDGGGSVDIDDADIGGGMRLRMGFGDLFFIDGGFNSVSVDNPELSSGGSAQDVSVRFREQHIAGGLRYALFDDALVPYVTVGEYRPRIRVSGPDGSERVSDSSMIFGAGVHYTVMTALHVVASYRRADDLDVGEFEEVEIGGAYQFARSLAIFATYRTADIEFDGGGAFEPSDIRLGLRFSFDAEGDDEDFY, encoded by the coding sequence ATGCGCAGCATCAGCATTGCTTCAATCGCCGGCCTGCTCGCAGCCGGGTTCAGTTCCGCCGCCACCGCGCAAGAGGCGCATCAGGGGATGTCGCCCTTCTCCTCGGTGGACGCCTTTCTGAGTTATTCCGATCTGCAGAGCGATGGCGGCGGGAGCGTGGATATCGACGACGCCGATATCGGCGGTGGCATGCGGCTTCGCATGGGTTTCGGCGATCTGTTTTTCATCGACGGGGGCTTCAACAGTGTCAGTGTCGACAATCCCGAGCTGTCGTCGGGCGGCTCGGCGCAGGATGTTTCGGTGCGATTCCGTGAGCAGCACATTGCCGGCGGCCTTCGTTATGCGCTATTCGATGACGCACTGGTTCCCTACGTCACCGTGGGTGAATACCGTCCGCGCATTCGGGTCAGCGGCCCGGACGGCAGTGAGCGCGTATCGGATTCCAGCATGATCTTCGGCGCCGGCGTGCACTACACGGTGATGACGGCGCTGCACGTGGTCGCCAGCTACCGCCGCGCGGATGACCTTGATGTGGGCGAGTTCGAGGAGGTCGAAATCGGCGGTGCCTATCAGTTTGCCCGTTCGCTGGCGATCTTCGCGACCTACCGCACAGCCGATATCGAGTTCGATGGCGGTGGCGCCTTCGAACCGAGCGACATCCGCCTCGGCCTGCGCTTCAGCTTTGATGCAGAGGGCGACGACGAAGACTTCTACTAG
- a CDS encoding RNA-binding S4 domain-containing protein, giving the protein MSAPAGGDVRLDKWLWAARLFKTRSLARNAVEAGHVRYDGERPKVGKPVRIGARLRIRRGSVEMEVVVRDLDDKRRGAPEAQRLYEETPESIEQREARRAEARASHVPVPDSRPDKKERRALQRLKGR; this is encoded by the coding sequence ATGAGCGCGCCGGCAGGCGGCGACGTCCGCCTCGACAAGTGGCTCTGGGCCGCGCGCCTCTTCAAGACGCGCTCGCTGGCCCGCAACGCTGTCGAAGCCGGGCACGTGCGCTACGACGGCGAGCGCCCCAAGGTCGGCAAGCCCGTGCGCATAGGCGCGCGCCTGCGCATTCGCCGCGGTTCCGTCGAGATGGAAGTCGTCGTGCGCGACCTCGACGACAAGCGCCGCGGCGCGCCAGAAGCGCAGCGCCTATACGAGGAAACACCCGAAAGCATCGAGCAGCGCGAGGCGCGTCGCGCCGAGGCCCGCGCCAGCCACGTGCCGGTACCCGACAGCCGTCCGGACAAGAAGGAGCGCCGCGCGCTGCAGCGTCTGAAGGGGCGATGA
- a CDS encoding AI-2E family transporter yields MNPQRKESFIWIGAGAGLLLVLWLLTPILLPFVLGAALAYLGDPLVDRLERLRLSRTSGVVIVFSTITLGSLAAIALLLPLLQQQLQTFLQRLPEYLQWLQETALPTLGVTIPDGGRIDAQSLRELVSDNWEQAGSIARELLSKATQSGGALLTVLVNILMVPVVTFYLLRDWDRLIAWIDGMIPRPFVGKIREIATETDTVLAAFLRGQLTVMAALALIYTTGLWMAGLELALLIGIVAGMVSFVPYLGLIVGLSAAVVAMLFQEQALLPLLWVLLVFGVGQILETAVLTPMLVGDRIGLHPVAVIFALLAGGQLFGFVGVLLALPASAGISVLMRHAKQRWLHSPVYVGSDDAPEESPP; encoded by the coding sequence GTGAATCCGCAACGCAAGGAAAGCTTTATCTGGATCGGTGCCGGCGCCGGCCTGCTGCTCGTGCTCTGGCTGCTGACGCCAATTTTGCTGCCTTTCGTACTGGGCGCGGCGCTGGCCTATCTCGGCGACCCGCTCGTTGACCGTCTGGAACGCCTGCGCCTATCGCGCACCAGTGGCGTTGTCATCGTCTTCAGCACCATCACGCTCGGCTCGCTGGCAGCCATCGCGCTGCTGCTTCCCTTGCTGCAACAACAGCTGCAGACCTTTCTGCAGCGCCTTCCAGAATATCTGCAATGGCTGCAGGAAACGGCGCTGCCGACCCTCGGCGTCACAATTCCGGATGGCGGCCGCATCGACGCACAGAGCTTGCGCGAGCTGGTAAGCGACAACTGGGAGCAAGCCGGCAGCATCGCGCGCGAGCTGCTATCCAAGGCAACGCAGTCCGGCGGCGCGCTGCTCACCGTCCTCGTCAACATCCTGATGGTGCCGGTGGTGACCTTCTATCTGCTGCGCGACTGGGACCGCCTCATCGCCTGGATCGACGGCATGATCCCGCGCCCCTTCGTCGGCAAGATCCGCGAGATCGCCACCGAGACGGATACCGTGCTCGCTGCCTTCCTACGCGGCCAGCTCACGGTAATGGCTGCGCTGGCGCTCATCTACACCACCGGCCTCTGGATGGCCGGTCTGGAGCTGGCGCTGCTCATCGGCATCGTCGCCGGGATGGTCAGCTTCGTGCCCTATCTAGGGCTGATCGTCGGGCTCAGTGCCGCCGTCGTGGCCATGCTCTTCCAGGAGCAGGCGTTGCTGCCCCTGCTCTGGGTATTGCTCGTCTTTGGCGTCGGCCAGATCCTGGAGACCGCGGTACTGACGCCCATGCTGGTCGGCGACCGCATCGGCCTTCACCCGGTGGCGGTAATCTTCGCGCTGCTGGCCGGCGGACAGCTCTTCGGCTTCGTGGGCGTATTGCTGGCCCTGCCCGCCTCTGCTGGCATCTCGGTGCTGATGCGCCACGCCAAGCAGCGCTGGCTGCACAGCCCAGTCTACGTCGGCAGCGACGACGCGCCGGAGGAATCACCCCCGTGA
- a CDS encoding penicillin acylase family protein codes for MLRWMSRLLALIVVLVLAVGASAALLLWASLPMQEGSLKLRGLGAPVEILRDADGVATISAASRIDAARATGFLHAQERFFQMDLARRSGAGELAALLGPRALPLDRQRRIFELRAHARRELQALPRAEQDLLYAYADGVNAGLGALRAHPFEYLLLRQTPERWRAEDALLVAGAMYFMLTDSDASHALQRAQLLAAGGEALHDYLLPAATPWDAPLQGEAAPLPEPPSAGVLDLRAMPAERFEGQPARTRRISGLGSNAFAVAGERTATGAALVAGDMHLGLSIPNTWYRLRLRVTGEDARDATGVTLPGLPLIISGSNGRVAWAFTNSYGIWFGRIRVPASAVRERELTLAVAGDENATMRLLESDHGPVVPGLREGEWHALRWLPVRSGVSNLDLLGMETATDVEGALDVLNGSGIPPQSAVVGGGDGRIAWTIAGRIPARAGSAAELPLAPEAVDSWNGWLPDADYPSIIDPPAGHLASANARMLAGEALARVGDAGTALGARQSRLRELVAAADNLDAAGALAIQRDVHSDWLEAWAAELERLLDTSQAEARADIAALRALMADWQPEARVDNRAYSLVRRWQTAVHERVMHALTAPVRAEYPDFVLDAFPVSQAAVLDVVQRQPAHLLDPRFDAWPDFLLAALDGALDADAEAAPVRPWGVYNQLDMRHPLSGALPGLGRLLDMPAEPLPGDADVVRVQGPSFGASQRMAITVGAEGEAIFHMPGGQSGHPASPHYRAGHTDWAVARAAPLLPGRAVARLELRP; via the coding sequence ATGCTGCGCTGGATGTCACGCCTGCTGGCGTTGATCGTTGTACTTGTGCTGGCCGTCGGTGCCAGCGCTGCGCTGCTGCTCTGGGCGAGCCTGCCGATGCAGGAGGGCAGCCTGAAGCTGCGCGGCCTGGGCGCACCCGTCGAGATCCTGCGCGACGCGGACGGCGTGGCGACCATCAGCGCAGCCAGCCGCATTGACGCGGCTCGCGCCACCGGCTTCCTGCACGCCCAGGAGCGCTTCTTCCAGATGGATCTCGCTCGCCGCAGCGGTGCCGGCGAACTCGCCGCGCTGCTCGGCCCGCGCGCGCTGCCCCTTGACCGTCAGCGCCGTATCTTCGAGCTGCGAGCTCATGCGCGACGCGAGCTGCAGGCGCTGCCGCGCGCCGAGCAAGATCTTCTCTACGCCTATGCCGACGGCGTCAACGCCGGTCTGGGCGCGCTGCGCGCGCACCCCTTCGAGTATCTGCTGCTACGACAGACCCCCGAGCGTTGGCGCGCCGAGGACGCGCTGCTGGTGGCCGGGGCCATGTACTTCATGCTCACCGACTCCGACGCCAGCCATGCCCTGCAGCGCGCGCAGCTGCTGGCGGCCGGCGGCGAGGCGCTGCACGATTATCTGTTGCCCGCTGCCACGCCCTGGGATGCGCCGCTGCAGGGCGAGGCGGCTCCGCTACCGGAGCCGCCCAGTGCCGGGGTTCTGGATCTGCGTGCCATGCCGGCCGAGCGCTTTGAGGGCCAGCCCGCGCGCACGCGGCGGATTTCCGGCCTGGGCAGCAATGCCTTCGCGGTCGCTGGCGAGCGCACGGCCACGGGTGCGGCGCTGGTCGCTGGCGACATGCATTTGGGGCTGTCGATACCCAACACCTGGTACCGCTTGCGTCTGCGCGTAACCGGCGAGGACGCGCGCGACGCCACGGGTGTGACGCTGCCCGGTCTGCCATTGATCATCTCGGGCAGCAATGGACGCGTGGCCTGGGCCTTCACCAACAGCTACGGCATCTGGTTCGGGCGCATCCGTGTGCCCGCGTCGGCCGTGCGCGAGCGCGAGCTGACGCTGGCGGTCGCTGGCGACGAGAATGCGACGATGCGCCTGCTCGAGAGCGATCACGGGCCGGTAGTGCCTGGTCTGCGAGAAGGCGAATGGCACGCGCTGCGCTGGCTGCCGGTGCGGTCCGGCGTGTCCAATCTCGATCTGCTGGGAATGGAGACGGCGACGGACGTCGAGGGAGCACTGGATGTGCTCAATGGATCCGGCATCCCGCCCCAGTCGGCCGTGGTGGGGGGTGGCGATGGCCGTATCGCCTGGACCATCGCCGGTCGCATTCCCGCGCGCGCTGGGAGCGCGGCGGAGCTGCCGCTGGCCCCGGAAGCGGTCGACAGCTGGAACGGCTGGCTGCCGGACGCTGACTATCCGAGCATTATCGATCCGCCCGCAGGCCATCTTGCAAGCGCCAATGCTCGGATGCTGGCAGGTGAAGCGCTCGCGCGGGTCGGTGATGCTGGCACGGCACTGGGCGCCCGCCAGAGCCGCCTGCGCGAGCTTGTGGCGGCTGCCGACAATCTCGATGCCGCCGGTGCCCTGGCCATTCAGCGCGATGTGCACAGCGACTGGCTGGAGGCGTGGGCCGCCGAGCTGGAGCGCCTGCTCGATACCTCGCAAGCCGAGGCGCGTGCCGATATTGCCGCACTGCGCGCGTTGATGGCGGACTGGCAGCCGGAGGCGCGCGTCGACAACCGCGCCTACAGCCTCGTGCGGCGCTGGCAGACGGCCGTACACGAGCGCGTCATGCATGCGCTCACCGCACCGGTGCGGGCCGAGTACCCCGACTTCGTGCTGGACGCCTTTCCGGTCAGCCAGGCTGCCGTGCTGGACGTCGTGCAACGCCAGCCGGCGCATCTTCTGGATCCGCGCTTCGACGCCTGGCCGGACTTCCTGCTGGCGGCGCTGGACGGCGCGCTGGACGCAGACGCCGAGGCTGCGCCGGTGCGCCCCTGGGGTGTCTACAATCAGCTGGACATGCGACATCCCTTGTCCGGGGCGTTGCCGGGCCTGGGTCGCCTGCTTGACATGCCGGCTGAGCCGCTACCGGGCGATGCCGATGTCGTGCGCGTGCAGGGACCGTCTTTCGGGGCCTCCCAGCGCATGGCGATCACCGTCGGCGCGGAGGGCGAGGCGATCTTCCACATGCCGGGTGGGCAGAGCGGGCATCCGGCTTCACCGCACTATCGTGCCGGGCACACGGACTGGGCAGTCGCGCGTGCCGCTCCGTTGTTGCCTGGGCGGGCGGTCGCCCGCCTGGAGTTGCGGCCTTGA
- the wrbA gene encoding NAD(P)H:quinone oxidoreductase produces MQRATTKTSTRSPFVPRILVVYYSRTGGTRRLAREVARGVDSCRGAEALLRTVPPVTTEVAGRADAVPDDGPPYATLEELGDCDGLLLGSPTRFGNMAAPLKHFLDGSSALWLSGALAGKPAGVFTSTASLHGGQESTCLSMMLPLLHHGMLIAGLPYSEPQLTSTRSGGTPYGASHWAGSEGREADQDELALAHALGARVADIAVRLGGRA; encoded by the coding sequence ATGCAGAGGGCGACGACGAAGACTTCTACTAGAAGCCCCTTCGTGCCCCGCATCCTCGTTGTTTATTACTCGCGCACGGGCGGCACCAGGCGGCTCGCGCGCGAGGTGGCGCGTGGCGTCGACAGCTGCCGCGGAGCGGAGGCTCTGCTGCGCACCGTCCCGCCGGTGACCACCGAGGTCGCCGGCAGGGCGGATGCCGTGCCGGACGACGGGCCGCCCTATGCCACGCTGGAAGAGCTGGGTGACTGCGACGGCTTGTTGCTCGGCAGCCCTACGCGTTTCGGCAACATGGCGGCCCCACTCAAGCACTTTCTCGATGGCAGCTCGGCGCTGTGGTTGTCGGGGGCGCTGGCGGGCAAGCCGGCTGGCGTATTCACGTCCACGGCGAGCCTGCATGGCGGACAGGAAAGCACCTGTCTGTCGATGATGCTGCCGCTGTTGCATCACGGCATGCTGATTGCCGGTCTGCCCTATAGCGAGCCGCAGCTGACGAGCACCCGCAGTGGCGGTACGCCCTATGGCGCTTCGCACTGGGCGGGCTCCGAGGGCCGCGAGGCCGATCAAGACGAGCTGGCTCTGGCGCATGCCCTGGGCGCGCGGGTCGCCGATATCGCCGTGCGCCTGGGAGGCCGCGCATGA
- a CDS encoding DUF3108 domain-containing protein produces the protein MRIQQWIQAATLAAAAGGTAGTAGASEPPLDALPTFEAVYAATWKGLKLGEIVLELKREGEYCYRYRSTAKPRAMVRMFYGEPQETSHFCLVDGEVKPVRFVYDHGEDSFELDFDSIEGEVRGAGQTRELPDNAQDRFGMHQAVRAWIMSQAPEPPEGDYVFTMVEDDRMAEYTLRVTGEEQVKVPAGRYDSFLLERVDDRKINRFWVAPDAAYMPVKVETGRDGSIQLSMELQRFTPTSGD, from the coding sequence ATGCGCATTCAGCAATGGATTCAGGCAGCGACGCTGGCGGCTGCCGCCGGCGGAACGGCTGGCACGGCAGGTGCCAGCGAGCCGCCCCTCGACGCGCTGCCTACTTTCGAGGCGGTCTATGCCGCTACCTGGAAAGGTCTCAAGCTCGGCGAGATCGTGCTGGAACTCAAGCGCGAGGGCGAGTACTGCTATCGCTACCGCTCCACTGCCAAGCCGCGTGCCATGGTCCGCATGTTCTACGGCGAGCCCCAGGAGACCAGCCATTTCTGCCTGGTTGACGGCGAAGTGAAGCCCGTTCGCTTTGTTTATGACCACGGCGAGGACAGCTTCGAACTCGACTTCGATAGCATCGAGGGCGAGGTGCGCGGCGCCGGGCAGACGCGCGAGCTGCCGGACAACGCGCAGGACCGCTTCGGCATGCATCAGGCCGTGCGCGCCTGGATCATGAGCCAAGCCCCCGAGCCGCCGGAAGGCGACTACGTCTTCACCATGGTCGAGGACGACCGCATGGCCGAGTACACGCTGCGCGTGACCGGCGAGGAGCAGGTGAAGGTTCCGGCGGGGCGCTACGACAGCTTTCTGTTGGAGCGTGTCGACGACCGCAAGATCAACCGTTTCTGGGTGGCTCCTGATGCGGCCTACATGCCGGTGAAGGTGGAGACGGGCCGCGACGGCAGCATCCAGCTGAGCATGGAGCTACAGCGCTTCACGCCCACCAGCGGCGACTGA
- the purN gene encoding phosphoribosylglycinamide formyltransferase, producing the protein MRARLCVLVSGRGRNLRALHAACADGRIDADLVRVVSNRPDAAAVSFAREQGIEAVVVDNREFGTRMAFDAALGDAIAAADPDWIALAGFMRVLSDGLVQRFAGRMLNVHPSLLPRHRGLHTHRAVMAAGEREHGASVHFVSPELDSGPVIIQGRCSVTADDDEDTLAQRVLETVELRIYPQAVAWACAGRLRWRGRSAVLDDRALTRPLDLTSLEEGF; encoded by the coding sequence ATGAGGGCACGTCTCTGCGTCCTAGTCTCGGGCCGCGGGCGCAATCTGCGCGCGCTGCATGCTGCATGCGCGGATGGTCGCATCGATGCGGATCTGGTGCGCGTTGTGTCCAACCGGCCGGATGCAGCCGCTGTCAGCTTCGCGCGCGAGCAGGGCATCGAGGCGGTCGTCGTGGACAACCGCGAATTCGGCACCCGCATGGCCTTCGACGCGGCGCTGGGCGATGCCATCGCCGCGGCCGACCCGGACTGGATCGCGCTGGCCGGCTTCATGCGTGTGCTGAGCGACGGGCTGGTGCAGCGCTTCGCCGGTCGCATGCTCAATGTGCACCCATCGCTGCTGCCGCGTCACCGAGGGTTGCACACGCACCGTGCGGTAATGGCCGCGGGTGAGCGTGAGCACGGTGCCAGTGTGCACTTCGTTTCGCCCGAACTGGACAGCGGCCCCGTCATCATTCAGGGGCGGTGCAGCGTGACCGCGGATGATGATGAGGACACGTTGGCGCAGCGCGTGCTGGAGACAGTCGAGTTGCGCATCTACCCCCAGGCCGTGGCCTGGGCCTGCGCGGGACGACTGCGCTGGCGCGGCCGATCGGCCGTGCTGGACGATCGCGCGCTGACCCGGCCCCTGGACCTCACATCCTTGGAAGAGGGCTTCTAG
- the purM gene encoding phosphoribosylformylglycinamidine cyclo-ligase, with amino-acid sequence MSQTPLSYRDAGVDIDAADDLVKDIKQLAATTQRPEVMGGVGGFGALMRLPSGYRDPVLVSGTDGVGTKLRLGIDQGRVRGLGIDLVAMCVNDILCCGAEPLFFLDYYATGKLDPATAAEVIAGIADGCRQAGCALIGGETAEMPGMYGSGDFDLAGFAVGVAEADAIVDGRRNVQAGDVLVGLASSGLHSNGFSLARAVVARQGADMDEEVDGHALGDLLLAPTRIYAPAVKALLGQLPVHAMAHITGGGITENLPRVLPEGCGAEVDPNTWQRPAIFDWLADKGPVTPEEMLRTFNCGIGFVFALPADSLDDALQRLRDAGEAPCVIGKVVEGEAGVRYSA; translated from the coding sequence ATGAGCCAGACACCGCTTAGCTATCGCGATGCCGGCGTCGATATCGACGCTGCCGACGACCTCGTCAAGGATATCAAGCAGCTCGCCGCGACGACCCAGCGGCCAGAAGTCATGGGGGGCGTCGGCGGTTTTGGCGCGCTGATGCGTCTGCCCAGCGGCTATCGCGATCCGGTGCTCGTCTCCGGCACCGACGGCGTCGGCACCAAGCTGCGGTTGGGTATCGACCAGGGTCGCGTGCGTGGTCTGGGTATCGACCTGGTGGCGATGTGCGTCAACGACATCCTGTGTTGCGGCGCCGAGCCACTCTTTTTTCTCGACTATTACGCCACCGGTAAGCTGGACCCCGCCACGGCGGCCGAAGTGATCGCCGGCATCGCCGACGGTTGCCGGCAGGCCGGCTGCGCGCTCATCGGAGGCGAGACGGCCGAGATGCCCGGCATGTACGGCAGTGGCGACTTCGACCTGGCCGGCTTCGCGGTGGGTGTGGCCGAGGCCGACGCCATTGTTGATGGCCGGCGCAATGTGCAGGCCGGCGACGTGCTCGTCGGGCTGGCCTCTTCAGGCCTGCATTCCAACGGCTTTTCGTTGGCACGCGCTGTCGTGGCGCGGCAGGGAGCAGACATGGACGAAGAAGTCGATGGACATGCTCTGGGCGATCTGCTGCTGGCGCCGACGCGCATCTATGCACCGGCGGTCAAGGCGCTGCTCGGCCAGTTGCCAGTGCATGCCATGGCGCATATCACCGGCGGCGGCATCACCGAGAACCTGCCACGTGTTCTGCCGGAAGGTTGCGGCGCCGAAGTCGATCCGAATACCTGGCAGCGTCCGGCCATCTTCGACTGGCTCGCCGACAAGGGGCCGGTGACGCCGGAGGAAATGCTGCGCACCTTCAATTGCGGCATCGGATTCGTTTTCGCGCTGCCGGCCGATTCGCTCGATGACGCGCTGCAGCGTTTGCGCGACGCCGGTGAGGCGCCCTGCGTTATCGGAAAGGTCGTGGAGGGCGAAGCCGGAGTCCGTTACAGCGCATGA
- a CDS encoding DUF2069 domain-containing protein: protein MSPARVVWVLDLLLLLGLLGSLAMAGPAGWLAAVPLLLMLPWLIRGRPRAFALLSLLIVLYIGGGLAFRDTGAGMTVAWLGAGLFLGATAFVRFTAVERRRAADRQGSAL from the coding sequence ATGAGTCCGGCGCGTGTGGTTTGGGTCCTCGATCTGCTGCTGCTGCTCGGCCTGTTGGGCAGCCTCGCGATGGCCGGTCCGGCTGGCTGGCTGGCGGCCGTGCCCCTGCTATTGATGCTGCCCTGGCTGATTCGCGGACGCCCACGCGCGTTCGCGCTGCTGAGCCTGTTGATCGTGCTCTACATCGGCGGTGGCTTGGCCTTCCGCGACACCGGCGCCGGTATGACCGTCGCCTGGCTGGGTGCCGGCCTCTTCCTGGGCGCGACCGCCTTCGTGCGTTTCACTGCCGTGGAGCGGCGGCGGGCGGCGGACCGGCAAGGCTCGGCGCTCTAG